TGATGCTGTTCTGTACATCCGTTTAAGCTGCTTCAGCCTGCTCACACTTGCTACACCCCTTCAAGCCGCTTTGCAACCGACCTTCACCCCAGCTCAACTTTTCATGCTTGACTTATCTTAAatatctgttttcactgataCCTGGTTTGTTCTTGCTGCTCTCACAACCTCATGCAGTCCACGTATCCATGCGGAAAGGTGGGAGGGGGTCCCAGAACAGAACCGTGTTTCCAAATGTGAAgtactgcagatggaaaaaatcttttttttttttttttttcttctggattATAATGAAACAATATTTGAGCAGCAATTCTGTAACACAAGTGGCTGGTCCTTGACAGAAAATCAATTAATAGGCAATATTCAAGAtcattctgttttaatttaaaaaagcaactAAAAATTAAACCGACTTAAAATTACAAATAGATCTTTTATGTTGCATAATAGAAAACACCCCTTTTGGTTCTTATTATTTTAATCAAAGCCATATGTCTAGTGAAATCAATATCAGATTTTGTCCTGTATTACAACTGATTATTgatatatttgtaatttgggacactttctctgtgtgtctttgtattgtATATATCAGcatgtgagtgcaaaaatttagAAGTAGATATCCACATGCAGCATAAATATTTGGTGGCTTTGTGTAAAAGGGAGCCCATCAGAATCAGCCATCTGAAACAtgatcacacacacatctactctccaatattaacaataatatACAGTACATGTACATGTAAAAGGCCTTGATAGGTAATGAAATGTGGAGGAGGGCAATTCCAAAATCACAAATTCTTGACAGTTTTCAGAGTTGACCAAGGCATTGAGGTGATCAAAGCCACATCTGCTGTACATGTGAGGTCTGATCAGGTTTTGTATTATAACGGGTCCCCAGGCTCTGTGATGGGCACTTGAGGTTCCTCCCCACAACTGTCCTCCTTTCCAACCCAATGGATGCCGTGGCCATTCTCCCTGGGTGGGAGATGTGGTGAATGCTGGCGCTCTAGTGTGGAGAAGGTGGTGAACTGTACTCTCTTTCTCTTGCTGGTGGGCGAGTGGAGGGACTCTGTGTGCATAGGTTTGCCTCTAAGGGTGCCTACGCAGCTGAGTGGAGAATCTGTGACAGAGGCCAGGCAACTGGGCCTCCTGGAAAGAGAGCCGGTCTTATCGGGCCCAATGTCTATCACAGTAGTTGTAGTTTGGGAGTCTTGCTGGACCGGGCTGCCTGGCACGCTCATCACCAGCTCAGCATCTGTTCCCAGCCATACCCAGTCATGCCTGTGTCCTGTGGGTTCCTGGCCATGAGAGGGAGGTTTCTTATGCCTGAACTTAACAACATATGAGACACAGTTTACCAGAAACACCAGGATGGCCAGGCAAAAGACACCCAACAGAGCATACATGCCAATCTCTAAGTCTGATAGAGGCCTGTTTGCTAAAATCTCTTCGCCACCGACTTCTACTTCTGTTGTCCCCTGCCCAGGTGTCTCCACCTTAGTGGGGAAGTTGTTGTAGTTAACCAGATTCCTGGGAGCTTTCACTGTGCTAGTGAAGCTAACACTGCTCATGTCCTCCACTATCATGTTGTCTGACCCGTATCCTTTGCTGCTCGCTCCAGGACTGCTCATTAGGCTGACATTAGCCACAGTGGTAGGGCTGCCAGGGCTTCCTGAATTACTGGTCTTACCCACTCCTCCAAGGCTACCGCTGGTTATCAGGGTTCTTTCTGTGGATTTGATGGTAGTTGTGATCTTCTGCATGGCACTTTCTTCTCTATCTGAGTTTGGCATGCGTGGCGGAGGGTCCTGGGATGgttttctctgcctcctcttaCTGTCCACTTCGGCCCCATCGTTCCCATAGTTACTTCCCTTGTTGCTAACAGTACTACTGTCGAATATTCCATCTGATCGCCGAGCATTCGCTTGAAATTTGACCTTAAGGGTGCCGTTGCCCACGGCAAATGTGCTTTTGCGTTTGGACTTCTGACAGGCTTCACAGATGGACATCTCTACTCTGACCAAGACTCCCTCACCTTCTCCCTCTGCCACCACCACTGGTGGCGTGTCCTGCACTGACACCACTCCCTGATCTAGAGATGTCACTGTCACACGGAAAAAGGCTTGATCATAAATGTCAAGGGGTGTCTGATTGCCATCACTGAACTGTATCCAAGCACTGACCAAAGCTTCCtaagagaacaaaaaaattgcaaaagtTGTAATTGCAATTCAAATCTAAAATTTATTTTAGAgacataaaaaaagataaagaatgtTACCTGTTTGGGACTTTGTAGAACCTCTTGGGTGGTTGTGCTAGCCAAGATGGCCCTGTTGCTTCCTGGACTGAGCTGTAATGTCATGGAGAGGCCTGTAACCAGCTGGACCCCCAGCTCTGTGATGGTCACTTTGTCATCCACAACTTTGATAGTTGTCTTAGCCAAGATGGCATCAGACAGTGGAGAAAACACCTGTCAACAACATCAGGTAAAGTCAGTTTGTAGGCTCCCTGTTGCCTGTTGTCTACTCAAATAGGGAAGTAGCCAATTCATTCCATGATCTGACTAGCTGCTTATCTCTTTTCCACCAATGCAACTCCAGTGCCTAATGTAGAACCCATTTcatgcatttacactcaaaatAAGGGATGCTGCTGCCAAAAAGTTGGCATCAGCACCACAAAATTGCATGAAAATGAGTCTAACTTAGGCGACATAAAGCTACATAATGTTCGGTTCTCCCTGTCCCTGTTTAAATGTGGGCTGGTCAAAAGGCAACGAGTAGGAACTGGCTCTGTACCAGCAGCAGTATTGTCTCAGTAAACATAAGGTATATGAAGTTGTCACAAGGTTATTCCAAAGAGTATTTCAGTTTATTACCTGGATGGTAGTGGTCCCAAAGTCTCGCCCTGACAGCACTCTTCCTGCCTGTAGCCTTGCCACTCTAGTGTCCTCCACCTTCATGAAGTACCGAACCAACCTTGTGACATCCACTTGCCAATCAGACCCCAGGAAATAGACCTTGGGATCCCGAGGGTCTTCTTGCTCTGCCATGAAATGGGTTAGCACCCTCACAAGGGCATGCTGAAACTGCAGCATACACCCCTTCCCCTTCCGGTCATCTTCGTCACTGTTCCAGCCAGTTCTGGGATACAAGCACAGAAATATACATGCAGGTCAGCCCTATCACACAATACATGCTTTCACCTCTATACTAATCACTCAGCCCTGTCTCTTTGTTTGATTGGATCGCATTGAGTTATTGCAGTACATTACATAATGGAATCTAACCTCTAAATCCTTAGGGATATGATTTAAATTTgtatgaaccaaaaaaaaaaatgcctctgGAAATCACACCTAGAAATCAAATAAGGggattttgtttggtttgtagTTTCCTACCTTTTTGAGGTCAGGATGGGCACCCTCCAGCTTTTGATCTGGCTCAGCTCTGTGTCTGACACCTCAATCTGGAGGGGAAGCCGGGGCATCCACACATTCAGTTCGAGCTGGGCACTTAGGTAGCTGTAGGTAAAATTTACTGTCATCTTCACCTTGCCCTTAATCTCTTTTCCATTTACAAAAACATAGTCACATCTGTCTGACACCTGGAGAGGAAGAGATCACATAAGAAAGGAAACAATCCATCAATACAGTCTCTTATCATTTTAACTTCCCCTATAATTTCAAAAAGTTTGTGTAAGTGTGGTTATGTAAACAATCTATATCAGACTCAGGATTAAATTGTTGTCAGTGAAGGAGATATCAGTCTTCCCACTAGTGACAAAAAATAATCAAGTATTCTCATGAAAGTCACCATTTTAACACATCGGCCATTCTTACAACAACAAATAGCCGTGAAGCAGTTTTGCACTGCATGTGTTACCGCAGTAATGTCAGCTGGCTGTAATAAACTACTTTGATGATCACCGGTGTGAGGCGTTAGGAAGAGGCAGCATTGCAGTTTTATGTTAATCAAAATATCATGTGGTGCAGTGCTGAACATCAGTCCTTCACAACCAAGTGCGTTCATTACGATGTAATTTCAAAGGTGACCTTTTACAAGTTTGGGCAA
This sequence is a window from Archocentrus centrarchus isolate MPI-CPG fArcCen1 chromosome 9, fArcCen1, whole genome shotgun sequence. Protein-coding genes within it:
- the LOC115785349 gene encoding transmembrane protein 132D, translated to MSMYWQSWRILQIVFATITAVITQDLSSKELTDNKSPVPFPVFLPVSYEVKDADFLFLKEAGQDFMRNSSMQSHTQPFVILRASRQPAVNASYRTMSTEKPVPLDMVQSVQLFNAPEVFTFNWKIQAFVLTPRVFSSKPKVRVLFYVAGRDWNRGQGAVDELPCVTVYAFWQTQEVRGSCAIGGERGTCMAELVPAPGWFAPGSEGTSRERQDPSAGNPVELYYQAQPKVKGKCNSVDGSRWGGSQQQAEYIPVTPMQRIGSVQLLQVPKGMATLSRLKLGNAIVIRTSSKPLKMTDIATFYILMASSSQLTNFTLRATVRKGVTFRTATPSNSLLWDITLDLSADGAIAVICQRKAPIPGKRLESSLLEVLQMDFEVEELSSPLDSQVIIWKLELPSASKNGAKTEGAMRIYTTQRDFVGLAPLVMDTEILNTAVLTGKKVVMPVRTVAVEEDGVVTDVSDYTDCGSNDEDVLKVSDRCDYVFVNGKEIKGKVKMTVNFTYSYLSAQLELNVWMPRLPLQIEVSDTELSQIKSWRVPILTSKRTGWNSDEDDRKGKGCMLQFQHALVRVLTHFMAEQEDPRDPKVYFLGSDWQVDVTRLVRYFMKVEDTRVARLQAGRVLSGRDFGTTTIQVFSPLSDAILAKTTIKVVDDKVTITELGVQLVTGLSMTLQLSPGSNRAILASTTTQEVLQSPKQEALVSAWIQFSDGNQTPLDIYDQAFFRVTVTSLDQGVVSVQDTPPVVVAEGEGEGVLVRVEMSICEACQKSKRKSTFAVGNGTLKVKFQANARRSDGIFDSSTVSNKGSNYGNDGAEVDSKRRQRKPSQDPPPRMPNSDREESAMQKITTTIKSTERTLITSGSLGGVGKTSNSGSPGSPTTVANVSLMSSPGASSKGYGSDNMIVEDMSSVSFTSTVKAPRNLVNYNNFPTKVETPGQGTTEVEVGGEEILANRPLSDLEIGMYALLGVFCLAILVFLVNCVSYVVKFRHKKPPSHGQEPTGHRHDWVWLGTDAELVMSVPGSPVQQDSQTTTTVIDIGPDKTGSLSRRPSCLASVTDSPLSCVGTLRGKPMHTESLHSPTSKRKRVQFTTFSTLERQHSPHLPPRENGHGIHWVGKEDSCGEEPQVPITEPGDPL